One region of Pristis pectinata isolate sPriPec2 chromosome 30, sPriPec2.1.pri, whole genome shotgun sequence genomic DNA includes:
- the lrrc18a gene encoding leucine-rich repeat-containing protein 18, producing MPKKKGAQGKKITLKMAKKSMKITVDGKRRLDLSNMGIATFPRCILKLTDIEEIDLSRNMIKKIPDYINRFPKLRYLDFHTNKIEKIPENIGQLELLYYLDLSNNKLTTEGLPLELTQLKNLRVLNLGLNSVEMIPTTIGTLKELKELGLFDNRITYMPEKITKLPKLKKLNVMRNPFTTPQIPEEPIDTIDRIEDIYLARKNMLCRPCLRKLQQERDKWSKVKQIAELDEEPDFSGLISPNSVARQHEVSWRVTE from the coding sequence ATGCCAAAAAAGAAAGGTGCACAGGGGAAAAAGATTACCCTGAAGATGGCAAAAAAGTCCATGAAGATCACAGTGGACGGAAAGCGCCGCTTAGACCTCAGCAACATGGGCATCGCCACCTTCCCCAGGTGCATCCTGAAGCTGACCGACATTGAAGAAATTGATCTCAGCAGAAACATGATCAAAAAAATTCCGGACTACATCAACAGATTTCCAAAGCTGCGGTACCTTGACTTTCACACAAATAAGATAGAGAAAATTCCGGAAAATATTGGCCAGTTGGAATTACTTTATTACTTAGACCTGTCCAATAACAAACTCACAACAGAGGGCTTGCCCTTAGAACTCACTCAGCTGAAAAATCTACGTGTCCTGAACCTCGGGCTGAATTCAGTAGAAATGATTCCAACGACCATCGGCACGCTAAAGGAACTGAAGGAGTTAGGGTTGTTTGACAATCGGATCACCTACATGCCAGAGAAAATCACCAAGCTTCCGAAACTGAAGAAGCTGAACGTGATGCGCAATCCCTTCACCACGCCACAGATACCCGAAGAGCCAATAGACACAATTGATCGCATTGAGGATATTTACCTGGCCAGGAAAAACATGCTGTGTCGCCCCTGCCTCAGGAAGTTACAGCAAGAAAGGGACAAATGGAGCAAAGTGAAGCAAATTGCTGAGTTGGATGaggagcctgacttcagtggtctCATTTCACCTAACTCTGTTGCCAGACAACATGAGGTCTCCTGGAGAGTTACTGAATAA